In Corynebacterium matruchotii, a single genomic region encodes these proteins:
- a CDS encoding vWA domain-containing protein, with translation MKSLTAPPLWRILSTFAVIAIIGVLALPGVVQAEDAEVSPSGRENIKKLNTCIDNKKKADLIFVIDESASLKGHGGKPATDPNNIRVPAMQDLVTQLGKFAQESNADINVKLSGFGQGYRSQPDVYGGWVNVRDHAGDLTPPIQGFDQRNNDVFTDYGTALNGAMADLASRPDPESCKAILFFTDGKLTVQGDQKADIVAQKAICSADGQVKKLRDANIQLFTVGLIPSGEESPEQILRSMSEGNDCAIDTVPNGAFFNAESNAASLFSAFRSILPNNAVVEHHGNTASKMRFMLDNSITEVRISAVPNEIVDNDALIPVLITPRGKEIPLKGSSASNDDVSIKVERGDSVPGMVDITMSKDQAGDWAGEWLFGYQAKEGTNTQYSAKAQIFPGLTTVAEELNDKEVIGLSNNEVIHVALVNRDGQPQKLEGEAKLEAKFAPADGSEPINLIEPTSIGDGFPVVVPLKVIDKPSTGEITLSTAIVTKGKDNKPGTQLTPVVARYPVAISPSNFPKVAGQVDIKVNQLETQVSVPVEGPGKLWIDEKATGTKITTPEGATPLKFEAPNNSSEKALTLQAGQKGSLPLIIRTDKLVDGPIAVNSLVKLESLKTGEDGEVAVQFTGTMQAPVNKPVFAGVFVLVLILAILIPLIILYLIKYLTGLLVQSTLHAKSIPVAIKNGRLVREDTGQNLTFTFDELVLNTPGVKPQSREVVLAGKKIRARYGFNPFSSAYAAAEDGPSIGNLGRQVKGRAKLPLALRRTWVLYADKYTKDKGQLLVIVDPNIQQPDIDALAAEAQAKAKDYFDRFPEPAPADADGADGPHVAASQSAGAKPDPFGGAPSKPQPPRTSRNPQPSRDDDDVHRTASLDRPTENDSNDPFA, from the coding sequence ATGAAAAGTTTGACTGCACCACCTCTGTGGCGGATTCTCTCCACGTTCGCCGTTATCGCCATTATCGGCGTACTGGCCCTGCCCGGCGTAGTCCAGGCGGAAGACGCCGAAGTGTCCCCCTCGGGTAGGGAGAACATTAAAAAACTCAACACCTGCATTGACAATAAGAAAAAAGCCGACCTGATTTTCGTGATTGACGAATCGGCGTCGCTCAAGGGGCACGGCGGTAAACCCGCCACCGACCCCAATAACATACGTGTTCCCGCCATGCAGGACCTGGTCACTCAACTAGGAAAATTCGCCCAGGAAAGCAACGCGGACATTAATGTGAAATTGTCCGGGTTCGGTCAGGGCTACCGGTCGCAGCCAGACGTGTACGGTGGTTGGGTCAATGTGCGGGATCATGCGGGGGACCTCACCCCACCCATCCAAGGCTTCGACCAGCGCAATAATGATGTGTTCACCGACTACGGCACCGCCCTCAACGGCGCCATGGCGGACCTGGCCAGCCGACCCGACCCGGAAAGCTGTAAGGCCATCCTGTTTTTCACCGACGGGAAACTCACCGTCCAGGGGGATCAAAAGGCCGACATTGTGGCCCAGAAAGCCATTTGTTCCGCCGACGGGCAGGTGAAAAAACTCCGGGATGCCAACATTCAACTGTTCACCGTGGGCCTGATCCCCTCCGGGGAAGAATCGCCCGAGCAAATCCTGCGATCCATGTCGGAAGGCAACGACTGCGCCATCGACACCGTGCCCAATGGGGCGTTCTTCAACGCCGAATCCAATGCGGCATCGTTGTTTAGCGCCTTCCGATCCATTCTGCCGAACAATGCGGTGGTGGAACACCACGGCAATACAGCAAGTAAGATGCGGTTCATGCTGGACAATTCCATCACCGAGGTGCGAATCTCCGCGGTGCCAAATGAGATTGTCGACAATGATGCGCTCATCCCCGTGCTCATCACCCCCCGAGGCAAGGAAATCCCCCTCAAGGGCAGTTCTGCCTCTAACGATGATGTGAGTATCAAGGTAGAGCGGGGCGACAGCGTGCCCGGCATGGTAGACATCACCATGTCGAAAGACCAGGCCGGCGACTGGGCCGGGGAATGGCTCTTCGGCTACCAGGCCAAGGAGGGCACCAACACCCAATACTCGGCGAAAGCCCAAATCTTCCCCGGCCTCACCACCGTTGCTGAAGAACTCAACGACAAGGAAGTCATTGGGCTCAGCAATAACGAAGTCATCCACGTGGCCTTGGTGAATCGGGATGGGCAACCCCAAAAACTTGAAGGTGAAGCCAAACTGGAGGCAAAATTCGCCCCCGCCGACGGTTCCGAACCCATCAACCTCATTGAACCCACCTCCATCGGTGACGGGTTCCCCGTGGTTGTGCCGCTGAAAGTCATTGACAAGCCGTCGACCGGTGAAATCACCCTGAGCACCGCCATTGTGACCAAGGGCAAGGACAACAAGCCCGGCACCCAACTCACACCCGTGGTGGCCCGCTACCCGGTGGCAATCAGCCCTAGCAACTTCCCGAAGGTAGCTGGTCAGGTTGATATTAAAGTCAACCAGCTGGAAACCCAGGTGTCGGTCCCCGTGGAAGGCCCCGGCAAACTGTGGATTGACGAAAAAGCCACCGGCACGAAAATCACCACCCCGGAGGGAGCAACACCGCTGAAATTCGAAGCACCGAACAACAGCAGCGAAAAAGCCCTCACCCTTCAGGCCGGGCAAAAAGGCTCCCTGCCGCTGATTATCCGCACCGACAAGCTTGTCGACGGGCCAATTGCGGTCAATAGTTTAGTGAAACTGGAAAGCCTGAAAACCGGTGAAGACGGCGAAGTCGCCGTCCAATTCACCGGCACCATGCAGGCACCCGTGAACAAGCCCGTGTTTGCCGGCGTGTTCGTACTCGTGCTCATCCTGGCCATCCTCATCCCACTCATCATCCTCTACCTCATCAAATACCTCACCGGCCTGCTGGTGCAGTCCACCCTGCACGCCAAGAGCATCCCAGTGGCCATCAAGAACGGCCGGCTGGTTCGGGAAGATACTGGCCAAAACCTCACGTTCACTTTCGACGAACTCGTGCTCAACACCCCCGGGGTGAAACCGCAATCCCGCGAAGTCGTGCTCGCCGGCAAGAAAATCCGGGCCCGCTACGGGTTCAACCCGTTCAGCTCCGCATACGCGGCGGCGGAAGACGGTCCCTCCATCGGCAACCTGGGTCGGCAAGTCAAAGGCCGGGCAAAACTGCCGCTCGCCCTGCGCCGCACCTGGGTGCTTTACGCCGACAAATACACCAAGGACAAGGGCCAACTTCTTGTCATCGTCGACCCCAACATTCAACAACCCGACATTGATGCCCTCGCTGCCGAAGCCCAGGCCAAGGCCAAGGACTACTTCGACCGGTTCCCCGAGCCAGCCCCCGCCGACGCTGACGGGGCGGATGGGCCGCACGTCGCAGCGTCGCAAAGCGCGGGTGCGAAACCCGACCCCTTCGGTGGCGCCCCCAGCAAACCGCAACCGCCGCGCACCAGCCGGAACCCCCAGCCCAGCCGGGACGACGACGATGTGCACCGGACAGCGTCACTCGACCGGCCCACCGAAAACGATAGTAACGACCCGTTTGCGTAA
- a CDS encoding tubulin-like doman-containing protein has translation MRKFLVVGCGGSGAKTQAYMMDQLKALMRNIEPERTELPKCWQFVTIDVPLTPENGPSKLPNVPQAGGRYIGIGSAQRYSTFDIGVSSELVNNGGLKEIATWAPANPGSIATPVSDGAGQYRALGRMLTIPAVKKIQEGLKLSLDVLNNAETIKELNELNYKITGKRADANLQSPVILIISSMAGGAGASMFLDVCRILSTLPNSKPQHTGVFMFTPEVFSEIPKEMMMGAWPNSLAMFGEAVAAQSGAAVESDTALFSALGINGANEPFTFARMFPIGNRMGDQGAVFGDGSSNGVYRGLGRALSALMYSEQACESFVAYSLGNTGSPDANRNYLGWAEPNGLPWDGMPWGTMGFAQLSMGRDKYAEYAAQRLARSAFDRLLRGHLDPVNPATAEEQLKARLEERLPNVFTSLKFLPQMRTTQPTGHMIGQWLRSIFGQELATAADTCVATLRNSLPQYVEGQRGQEWAAAVYDRLAHPALAATITTDLNNAAYTAIYAYADELMNNLISVCEVELATMGVPFVEAVLNEITDLIQQRILPALNNISHKTTNYNPLAKPGQVDVILQPINGRGRAYNLDETMGEIAYAYRGQFETGFLSALSRNLMPVLDDFRVSGLSRLVREINDAHADLIEADRRKDINTNLADVSTDDPVAWPTDLDERISDRFHGSYNEILITEVDSFPQDYDSHLVETVRVSEPTVFDVTQASRLAARSVILGDWETTDALKAPKNTLAPQLRPEVKGNRAGWVCKHLQNPPLGSGLPTRESSPAVFRALIRPKNLLGRARIWINRPGYHFQRFIGMDLRSYMTQDQSVNDVEYHERINRLRAAFEVALSQARPLAAVNAAMVNLVHGTDVTYRYSFSEIPFRDLSAAAELGSVLDGVQALDNHTKDVFEKSLSDTKKVQHIDIFGSYPNYSPIVFSSLLPRISDDWASRMDRVNAWKLRRARPLTGALPLSNDERKAMVAGWILGLAVGRVLVYNQGEKDARAYVFDAKHNEWLKFPHPLLTEPGNMRNPVDWMPAVIESVLLAYADSHNKNGHGGLAGSLIPYRVLRGIYDDSNYQPTNKDSGIQHPAVKVMAEFMRTGVFPARQNEIVGESIEERAQLIRAALNKTSAVANQFIPSTTFGFPGAAAANKPWALPPDREYAAKMPFYRDFAQDVVEMSAQLHSLIDEAQRVAEQPQQTQPVFDPNQHTSAAQPSTNAPKEFDFGGGIL, from the coding sequence ATGCGGAAGTTTTTAGTTGTCGGTTGCGGCGGCTCTGGAGCCAAAACCCAGGCCTACATGATGGACCAACTAAAAGCGCTCATGCGCAACATCGAACCCGAACGCACCGAACTGCCAAAATGCTGGCAATTCGTCACCATTGATGTGCCTCTTACCCCCGAAAACGGCCCCAGCAAACTCCCCAACGTCCCCCAGGCCGGGGGCCGCTACATCGGCATCGGATCCGCGCAACGCTACTCCACCTTCGACATTGGGGTTTCCAGCGAACTCGTCAACAATGGGGGCCTGAAAGAAATCGCCACCTGGGCCCCCGCCAACCCCGGCTCCATCGCCACCCCGGTCTCCGACGGCGCCGGCCAATACCGGGCCCTTGGGCGCATGCTCACCATCCCCGCCGTCAAAAAAATCCAGGAAGGACTCAAACTCTCCCTCGACGTCCTCAACAACGCCGAAACCATCAAAGAACTCAACGAACTTAACTACAAAATCACCGGCAAACGCGCCGACGCCAACCTGCAATCCCCCGTCATACTCATCATCTCCTCTATGGCCGGCGGCGCGGGTGCCTCCATGTTCCTCGACGTTTGTCGCATCCTCTCCACCCTCCCCAACTCCAAACCCCAACACACCGGCGTCTTCATGTTCACCCCCGAGGTGTTCTCCGAAATACCCAAAGAAATGATGATGGGCGCCTGGCCTAACTCGCTCGCCATGTTCGGCGAAGCCGTCGCCGCCCAATCCGGGGCCGCCGTCGAATCCGATACCGCACTGTTCTCCGCCCTCGGCATCAACGGCGCCAACGAACCCTTTACCTTCGCACGCATGTTCCCCATAGGCAACCGCATGGGTGACCAAGGCGCAGTCTTTGGTGACGGCAGCTCCAACGGGGTTTACCGCGGGCTGGGCCGCGCCCTCAGTGCCCTCATGTACTCCGAACAAGCATGTGAAAGCTTCGTCGCCTACTCCCTCGGCAACACCGGATCCCCCGACGCTAACCGCAACTATCTTGGTTGGGCCGAACCCAACGGCCTTCCCTGGGACGGCATGCCCTGGGGCACCATGGGTTTTGCTCAACTCTCTATGGGCCGCGACAAATACGCCGAATACGCCGCCCAACGCCTCGCCCGCTCAGCCTTCGACCGGCTCCTCCGCGGCCACCTCGACCCCGTCAACCCCGCCACCGCCGAAGAACAACTCAAAGCCCGACTCGAAGAACGACTCCCCAACGTCTTCACCTCCCTTAAATTCCTCCCCCAAATGCGGACGACCCAACCCACCGGCCACATGATCGGCCAATGGCTCCGCAGTATCTTCGGCCAAGAACTCGCCACCGCCGCCGACACCTGCGTCGCTACCCTTCGCAACAGCCTCCCCCAATACGTCGAAGGCCAACGCGGCCAAGAATGGGCTGCCGCCGTCTACGATCGGCTCGCCCACCCGGCCCTCGCCGCCACTATCACCACCGACCTCAACAATGCCGCCTACACGGCCATCTACGCCTACGCTGACGAACTCATGAACAACCTCATCAGCGTCTGCGAGGTAGAACTGGCAACCATGGGCGTCCCCTTCGTCGAAGCTGTCCTCAACGAAATCACCGACCTCATCCAACAACGCATCCTCCCCGCCCTCAACAACATCAGCCATAAAACCACCAACTACAATCCCCTCGCCAAACCCGGCCAAGTCGACGTCATACTCCAACCCATCAACGGTCGGGGCCGCGCTTACAACCTTGACGAAACCATGGGCGAAATCGCTTACGCCTACCGTGGCCAATTCGAAACCGGGTTCCTGTCCGCCCTCTCCCGCAACCTCATGCCCGTCCTCGACGACTTCCGCGTCTCCGGGCTCAGCCGGCTCGTCCGCGAAATCAACGACGCCCACGCCGACCTCATCGAAGCCGACCGGCGCAAAGATATCAACACTAACCTCGCCGACGTCTCCACCGACGACCCCGTGGCCTGGCCCACCGACCTCGACGAACGCATCAGTGACCGCTTCCACGGCTCCTACAACGAAATACTCATCACCGAAGTCGACTCCTTTCCCCAAGACTACGACTCTCACCTGGTCGAAACCGTTCGAGTCTCCGAACCCACCGTCTTCGACGTCACCCAAGCCTCCCGGCTTGCCGCCCGCTCTGTCATCCTCGGCGATTGGGAAACCACCGATGCCCTCAAAGCACCCAAAAACACCCTCGCCCCCCAACTCCGGCCCGAAGTCAAAGGCAACCGCGCCGGGTGGGTGTGTAAACACCTGCAAAACCCGCCTCTCGGGTCGGGCCTGCCCACCCGGGAATCCAGCCCGGCCGTGTTCCGGGCGCTCATCCGGCCCAAAAACCTCCTGGGCCGGGCCCGCATTTGGATCAACCGGCCCGGCTACCACTTCCAACGCTTCATCGGCATGGACCTGCGCTCCTACATGACCCAAGACCAGTCCGTGAACGATGTAGAATACCACGAGCGCATCAACCGGCTACGGGCCGCATTCGAAGTGGCATTAAGCCAGGCCCGGCCGCTGGCCGCCGTAAACGCCGCCATGGTGAACCTGGTGCACGGCACCGACGTGACCTACCGGTACAGCTTCTCCGAAATCCCCTTCCGGGACCTCAGCGCCGCCGCGGAACTGGGTTCCGTGCTTGACGGGGTGCAGGCGTTGGACAACCACACCAAGGACGTGTTCGAAAAATCCCTGTCGGACACGAAGAAAGTGCAGCACATCGACATTTTTGGTTCCTACCCGAACTATTCGCCGATCGTGTTCAGCTCGCTGCTGCCCCGCATCTCGGACGATTGGGCGTCCCGCATGGACCGGGTCAACGCCTGGAAACTGCGCCGGGCCCGCCCGCTCACCGGCGCCCTGCCGCTGTCAAACGACGAACGCAAGGCCATGGTGGCCGGCTGGATCCTGGGGCTGGCGGTCGGCCGCGTCCTGGTGTACAACCAGGGGGAGAAAGACGCCCGCGCCTACGTGTTTGATGCGAAGCACAACGAATGGTTGAAATTCCCCCACCCGCTACTCACCGAGCCGGGCAATATGCGGAACCCGGTGGACTGGATGCCGGCGGTCATTGAATCGGTGCTCTTGGCCTACGCGGATTCGCATAATAAGAACGGCCACGGCGGGCTGGCCGGGTCGCTCATTCCCTACCGGGTGCTGCGCGGCATTTACGACGACTCCAACTACCAGCCCACCAACAAGGATTCGGGTATCCAACACCCGGCGGTCAAGGTCATGGCGGAGTTTATGCGCACCGGCGTGTTCCCCGCCCGACAAAACGAAATAGTGGGCGAATCGATTGAAGAACGTGCACAATTGATTCGGGCGGCGTTGAATAAAACCAGTGCGGTGGCCAACCAATTCATCCCCAGCACCACGTTCGGGTTCCCGGGCGCGGCGGCGGCCAATAAACCCTGGGCGTTGCCGCCGGATCGGGAGTATGCGGCGAAAATGCCGTTCTATCGAGACTTCGCCCAGGATGTGGTGGAAATGTCGGCCCAATTGCATTCGCTTATCGACGAAGCCCAACGGGTGGCAGAGCAGCCGCAACAAACCCAACCGGTGTTTGATCCCAATCAGCATACTTCGGCGGCGCAGCCAAGCACGAACGCGCCGAAAGAATTCGACTTTGGTGGTGGCATACTATGA